TGACCATGATTAAGGCCCTCTTTGTTATAAGCTACATAAGCCAAATAGCCTacattgtatttaatttttccctttgttgaACCCCTTTGAgctttattggttttttttttcgttcATTGTGAACCCACGTTACAAGCTTTAAACCTGAAAAACAATGCTTTTACCCAAGCCGTAGAGCTAGTGGAGCATTGTTCATCATTATGATATGTATGGGTGTGCAAGAAATAAGTGTGGGGGTGTCTGGATTTGTGGTACGGCTATGACTGGTGAAATGGAACATGTTTTCATTCTCAATTCATGAGTTCCATTGTTGATGTAAGTctggggaaaaaagaaaaaaaaagaaaaaaaaaggaagtgatggaggaaattgttttaaatGTTACAAACTATCCATGTTCATAATTCCTCCTAAAATTCCAAGAAAGGGGTCTGTTTATACGTGATATATACAAAGGTGGAAGCTATTGAATGGTGCGATTGGTTTTACATGTCTTATATATTCGAGCTTGAGTTGATTCATTTTTGCTCCACTAGTTTCGATGGCTTTTGAGCTACATTCCCAAATATTTCCCACCTTGATCCTGAACCCCGTTACAACCCTTGAAAAGTCCTTATGATTTGTGTTATGCATGTGATCCTAGTGGTGGAGAATGAGAAGATATGCAAGCCTATGGTAGATCATTTCCATTGGAATGAATTTGAGCGAAACACATACCCTTCAAACACATGAGAGTTGAGTGTTTATTTCCGTAAGGGTCTACATATTTAGTTTACTCCATCTTCAAGTGAAAATGCTTACTAAGTAATTGTAAGTTGTTTAAGAATGATTGTTCATGATATGTTATGAGTTTTGAAGAGCTTGGTCGTTCTTCGATGATGGTGTTGCAACCTTGGTGTTTTTGGGAAAGTGAATTTGAGTTTTGCCGGAGGATGAGCAAAAGTTAAGTGTGggggaatttgatgagaatgcaaattgtcatatttttctcccttaatgtttagtcttttatatttatttggtgcctaaatgtactcattattcttatattttgatttaggatgcaaatggaggcgttaagtgcaaaacgtagctaattggGCGATTCTGGACAGCCTTGACATTGCTTTGTAATCtgggcataactctctcatccaagctctgattgagatgattcaagatgctatggaacgccaagacaaagctctacaactttcatgttttgcGTTGTGAGAGATACGGGTTTCCTCAAGGTCTAAATTgggcttgaagttgctgcacctgcactgctgacgttctggaatgttcctttgcctgCAATTCTGATACACAGATCTGATGGGGTTTATTTTCAGAAGCTTCCAGATCTGGTGCACGAAATTTCCAgctgaaaaacaccactttcctagttatattaggactttgttttatttttaatatttttccttaattagttagatttggatattattattgagaatatttttaggagattttgtaggcttgggaaagggggaattaacgtgtaaaagggggaggagaaatcagaattgttcacacacgcctctctctcccctcttctctgattttCTCCTTTGAGTTTTCGTCATGGCCCTACTTGACTAAACCTTTATACTTGGtcgaaggaaactgaagcctgggaatcaataaaactgtgagatctaatttgtttttattgttcaatttatactttgaatatcggatgttcttctgtgcctattttcatgattgtctcgtttaattactagaaggcctactagtttattgttcgttgcaatctactgctaggttagatatcaaatccgtaattgtttgatctctctaacttgtgaagcaaccaagatttaatgatttattgCGTTAGAAATTATTAGACCTTAGGAAGAACGCTcgactaaattaaatacaaccatttgtgtttgtgttgtttagttttgattgatctctctaattcttaaggctgctactagattaaacctttagcgcttgtcttgggttgtttagtagttagggttcattagatcgcttgttttctgattaactacgactaaggagagataggaaaatagttccaaCAGTGAATATTtaaagtgtgaattgatatatacttgcatcgatgatcagttgtaaaattccgatggtggatgttgactttgaccaaggtttgttcttttgattaattTCGATACTTTACTTTTGGTTACCTGCAACAGCACACCACGGTGCAAGATGGGAAGACAGCTAAATGGATTTTgcttttgtcaaaattttatatcaGATATGTGACTCAAAAGTTTGAAAAGGGAAGAGCAATTGCCAATCACTTAGTCCATTGTTCACTCGAAGAAGTCGAAGATTTCCAAAGGGGACTTTTTGGATGAGGATATCATGGGGATAGAGTTAGAACCATGGAAGATGTATTTTGATGGAGCAACTAATCAGAATGGAAGTGGCATTGGAGTACTCCTAATTTCTCCAAAAGGGACACACATGTCATTCTCTGGTAGGCCCAACTTCTCTGCCACTAATAACGCCACTGAATATGAAGCTTGCATTATGTGATTACAAGCAGCCCTTAGTCTTGGAGTGGAAGATTAAGGAAGAAAAGCTAGTGCCTTATCATGAATGTCTTCAGAAATTGACATTTAAGTTTGGAAAGATTCAATACCAGTATGTGCCAAGAATGCAGAATCAAATTGCAGATGCTTTAGCAATAATGGCATCCATGATGGATAGGCCCAAAGAAGACCAAGCTCGGCTAATAGTGGTGGAACAAAAAGAAGAGTCAGCTTATTGCAAGTCAATAGAAGGAGACGAAGAAATAAGTGGGGAGGGTGAATGGTATTCAGACATCTTACAATACCTCAAGGATGGGACATACCCGAAATCTACGGATAAGAATGACCAATTGACTATCAGAAAGTTGTCCACTAATTACACTATTTGTGGTGAAAGGCTGTATATAAGGTCGTATGATAGAATTCATCTCCTTTGTGTGATTGCCATGGAAGCACAACAAATAATTGAGGAGGTCCATGAGTCAAGTTATAGGCAACATATGAATGCACACATATTGTCACGGAAGATAATGGGACAGGGTTATTTTTGGACTACTATGGAAGCAGATTGTGTGACTCATGTTCAAAAATGTCACTAGTGCTAAGTCCATGGAGATTTGAAGCACATGGTGCCAATGCCATTACATACCATGAGCTTACCCTGGCCGTTCTCTATATAGGGGTAGACATTATTGGGAGAATTCACCCAACAACATCAAATGGTCATGAATTCATACTGGTAGctattgattacttcactaaatgggtggaagctgccTCGTATAGGGTGTTGAACTCGAAGAAAGTTGCTCAATTTATTCAGACTAATATCATCTGCCAATATGGGGTACCACATGAAATTATCTCTAGATAACGGGTTGCAGTTCAAGGGAGAAACGGCGAAGCTACTTCAAGAGTTCAATATCTAGCACCACAAATCATCACCCTACTATCCTCCAATGAATGTTGCAGTCGAGGTTGCAAATAAGAACATAGGGCGAATTTTGAAGAAAACCATGAAGAACTACAAGGATTGGCATTTACAATTACCCTATGCACTTTAGGGGTATAGGACATCAATTCGATCATCCATAGGAGCCACTCCTTATTCGTTGATGTATTGGATGGAGGTAGTCCTTCCCATTGAGATGGGTGTTCCTTCGTTGAGAATAGTGTTGGAGAGTGAAATCCCCAAATTAGATTGGTTACAAAGTAGGTATGACCAGTGCATGATGGATGAGAAGAGGCTTAAGGCCTAGTATCACATTCAAGGTTATCAGAAGAGACATAGAAAAGCCTTTGAGAAAAAGGTGAGAGTTAGAGATTTAAAGATAGGAGATCTAGTGTTGAAGGAGATTTGAGCCCCGAATCAGGAAACAAATGGGAAATTTAAGCAGAATTGGGTAGGTCCATATATCATCAAGCAAATATACTCTAGAGAGCAATAAGGTTGATGGACTTAGACGCAAACTCTTTCACTGAACCAAGTAATATGGATCAATTGAAGAAATACCACGTCTGAGGTGGTAGTCTGAAGAATGGCCACGTCTGAAGTGGTTGTAGATTatgtcattttctttcttaggtttggcaaaaaagaaaatggcttgcta
This DNA window, taken from Quercus robur chromosome 2, dhQueRobu3.1, whole genome shotgun sequence, encodes the following:
- the LOC126699140 gene encoding uncharacterized protein LOC126699140 encodes the protein MKLALCDYKQPLVLEWKIKEEKLVPYHECLQKLTFKFGKIQYQYVPRMQNQIADALAIMASMMDRPKEDQARLIVVEQKEESAYCKSIEGDEEISGEGEWYSDILQYLKDGTYPKSTDKNDQLTIRKLSTNYTICGERLYIRSYDRIHLLCVIAMEAQQIIEEVHESSYRQHMNAHILSRKIMGQGYFWTTMEADCVTHVQKCH